In Malania oleifera isolate guangnan ecotype guangnan chromosome 8, ASM2987363v1, whole genome shotgun sequence, a single window of DNA contains:
- the LOC131161743 gene encoding uncharacterized protein LOC131161743 produces MNSPKQEGDTPDVQKTQGESPKEIKSLSISEEGPNVDEGKKLDDLNPKMDETRELESKNLEDTTQSVEEVLGEEKVEDPVFDGTEVPGMEIGRSTSTRSLDFEGETQGSAWPDKAAALKNFVKEKGAVAVSTLLRRLSGKVDDDGRPVSEDDDITSVKSDKDGGSVDNDNDESCVKDVANPAKEANTKDISQNMVERFTWNPLSFIKVSRDVNAENKTEQMGEVIEESAQPIAMKGRIVLYTSLGCQDCKEARLFLHWKRLRYIEINIDVYPSRKLELEKICGSSAVPKVFFNEALIGGVSDLKALDESGKLDEKINHLITEAPSRAAPMPPLSGEDDAYNSGAIDELAVVVQKMRGSIVIKDRFYKMRRFTNCFLGSEAVDFLSEDQYLEREEAIEFARKLASKLFFTHVLDENVFEDGSHLYRFLDHDPVVSSQCHNIPRGIIDVKPKPIVDISSRLRFLSYAIFEAYTSDDGKHVDYRSIHGSEEFARYLRVVEALQRVDLQDMSREEKLAFFINLYNMMAIHAILVWGYPIGALERRRLLGDFKYVIGGSTYSLSAIHNGILRGNQRPPYNLIKPFSIKDKRSKVALPYPEPLVHFALVCGNRSGPALRCYSPGDIDKELMEAARNFMRTGGLIVDFKGKVASVSKILRWYSVDFGKNETEVLKHAANYVEPNESEALLELLVSGQLKVIYQPYDWGLNC; encoded by the exons ATGAACTCTCCAAAGCAGGAGGGAGATACACCAGATGTTCAGAAAACTCAAGGAGAATCACCGAAGGAAATAAAATCTCTCAGCATCAGTGAGGAGGGTCCCAATGTAGACGAAGGGAAAAAGCTAGATGACTTGAATCCCAAGATGGATGAGACTAGGGAATTGGAGTCCAAAAATCTGGAGGACACTACTCAGTCTGTTGAAGAGGTTCTTGGTGAGGAGAAAGTGGAAGACCCAGTCTTTGATGGAACAGAGGTTCCTGGGATGGAAATTGGTAGGAGTACATCTACTCGCTCTTTAGATTTTGAGGGTGAGACACAGGGATCTGCATGGCCTGATAAGGCAGCAGCACTTAAAAACTTTGTGAAGGAGAAGGGTGCAGTTGCAGTCTCCACTCTTTTGCGTCGCCTTTCTGGAAAAGTAGATGATGATGGGCGTCCTGTTTCTGAGGATGATGATATCACAAGTGTTAAGAGTGATAAAGATGGAGGCAGTGTTGATAATGATAATGATGAAAGTTGTGTTAAGGATGTTGCGAATCCTGCCAAAGAAGCTAACACCAAAGATATCAGTCAGAACATGGTAGAACGTTTTACGTGGAATCCCCTTAGTTTTATTAAGGTTTCACGTGATGTAAATGCAGAAAATAAGACTGAACAGATGGGGGAAGTTATTGAAGAATCAGCACAACCAATAGCCATGAAAGGAAGAATTGTACTTTATACAAGTTTAGGATGTCAGGATTGTAAGGAAGCTCGGTTATTTCTGCATTGGAAAAGGCTAAGGTACATTGAGATTAACATTGATGTCTACCCCAGTAGAAAGCTGGAGCTGGAGAAGATCTGTGGGTCTTCTGCTGTTCCTAAAGTCTTCTTTAATGAAGCCCTTATTGGTGGAGTGAGTGACTTAAAGGCCCTGGATGAGTCTGGAAAGCTTGATGAGAAGATCAATCATTTGATTACTGAAGCACCCTCGAGAGCAGCTCCTATGCCACCTCTTTCTGGTGAAGATGACGCATACAATAGTGGGGCAATTGATGAACTTGCTGTTGTTGTCCAAAAGATGAGAGGATCTATTGTTATTAAGGATCGATTTTATAAAATGCGTAGGTTCACCAACTGCTTTTTGGGTTCAGAAGCCGTGGACTTCTTATCAGAGGATCAGTACCTGGAAAGGGAGGAG GCCATTGAATTTGCACGAAAGCTTGCTAGCAAACTCTTTTTCACACATGTTCTTGA CGAGAATGTCTTTGAGGATGGTTCCCACTTGTACCGCTTCTTGGATCATGATCCTGTTGTGTCATCACAATGTCATAACATTCCGAGGGGTATAATTGATGTGAAGCCGAAACCCATAGTAGATATTTCTTCAAGACTAAGATTTTTATCTTATGCAATATTTGAAGCTTACACATCAGATGATGGAAAGCATGTTGATTACAGAAGTATCCATGGAAGCGAGGAATTTGCAAG GTATCTAAGAGTAGTTGAGGCGCTTCAAAGGGTAGATTTGCAAGACATGTCAAGGGAGGAGAAGCTCGCATTCTTTATAAATCTATATAACATGATGGCTATCCATGCAATACTGGTGTGGGGTTATCCAATTGGAGCGCTAGAGCGAAGAAGGTTGCTTGGTGATTTCAAGTATGTTATTGGTGGGTCTACCTACTCGCTTTCAGCTATTCATAATGGCATCTTGAGAGGCAATCAGCGCCCACCTTACAATCTCATCAAGCCATTCAGCATTAAGGACAAGCGTTCAAAG GTGGCTCTTCCTTACCCAGAGCCTCTTGTTCATTTTGCACTGGTGTGTGGTAACCGATCTGGGCCTGCTCTGCGATGCTACTCACCTGGGGACATTGATAAAGAGTTGATGGAGGCTGCACGCAATTTTATGAGAACTGGGGGACTCATTGTAGATTTCAAAGGCAAGGTTGCATCGGTCAGCAAGATTCTTAGATG GTATAGCGTGGACTTCGGCAAGAACGAAACGGAGGTGTTGAAGCATGCGGCCAACTACGTGGAGCCCAACGAATCAGAGGCTTTACTGGAGCTACTGGTCAGTGGGCAGTTGAAGGTGATTTATCAACCTTATGACTGGGGTTTGAACTGCTAG